TTACTGGTTCAGTCATCTTGAAACTGTCTCACTTGCCTAAAGGCATATTTCTTTGTGCCGCGCTGCATGGCACTGTATATTCACTGCCACCGGCAGGCTGGCAATGTGGCACGGCATCATTTTCACGTGTACTGCCAGAGAGGTGATGCGTCCACCCAGACCCTGCGGCCCAATGCCAAGGGAGTTTATTTCGGCCAGGAGCTCCTGCTCCAGGGCAGCCAGCTCCTTGTTGCTGGCCGGAGAGCCCACTGGACGGAGCAGCGCTTTTTTTGCCAGCAGGGCCGCCATCTCGAAAGTGCCGCCGATACCCACCCCCACAATAGTGGGCGGGCAGGGGTTGGGCCCTGACTCTTTTACTCTCTGGACCACATATTTCTTGACGCCGTCCCGGCCGGCAGCTGGAGTGAGCATGGTTACCCGGCTCATGTTCTCACTGCCCCCTCCTTTGGGAGCAACGATCAGGCGCAAATGCTCGCCCGGCAC
Above is a window of Deltaproteobacteria bacterium DNA encoding:
- a CDS encoding fumarate hydratase, with the protein product EQALEKALAEEVSPTGKDILEKLLLNAAIARDKQIPICQDTGFAVVFVELGQEVHLVGGDLQEAITEGVRQGYHEGYLRKSICHPFTRANTGDNTPAVIHLALVPGEHLRLIVAPKGGGSENMSRVTMLTPAAGRDGVKKYVVQRVKESGPNPCPPTIVGVGIGGTFEMAALLAKKALLRPVGSPASNKELAALEQELLAEINSLGIGPQGLGGRITSLAVHVKMMPCHIASLPVAVNIQCHAARHKEICL